In the Aromatoleum bremense genome, one interval contains:
- a CDS encoding LysR family transcriptional regulator — translation MRYTLRQLAIFVAVARNGSISRAAESLSMSQSAASSGLAELERQFDVQLFDRVGKSVRLNELGERLLPRAVEFLDRAEDIEALLRGQTGYGTLDIGATLTIGNYLATLIVAEFLQRHSDSRIRLGVHNTATIIQQVASFELDLGLIEGKCQHAELEVVPWLEDELVVFCAPTHPLARRASADEEDLLEQPWILREIGSGTRETFDQAMRHVEGRFDVRLELEHTEAIKRAVESGLGIGCISRLALREAFRRGSLVPVETPWLDLRRRFHFLWHRQKFRTPGMQAFLELCREMTAGAQRSDEIALSYIR, via the coding sequence TCGCAGTCGGCGGCGAGCAGCGGACTCGCGGAGCTCGAGCGCCAGTTCGACGTGCAGCTGTTCGACCGCGTCGGCAAGTCCGTCCGCCTGAACGAGCTGGGCGAACGACTGCTGCCGCGCGCAGTGGAGTTCCTCGATCGCGCCGAGGACATCGAGGCGCTGCTGCGGGGGCAGACCGGCTACGGGACATTAGACATCGGTGCGACGCTGACGATCGGCAATTATCTTGCAACGCTGATCGTCGCCGAATTTCTCCAGCGTCACAGCGACAGTCGCATCCGTCTCGGCGTTCACAACACCGCGACGATCATCCAGCAGGTGGCGAGCTTTGAACTCGACCTGGGGCTGATCGAAGGCAAATGCCAGCACGCCGAACTCGAGGTCGTGCCGTGGCTCGAAGACGAGCTGGTGGTGTTCTGCGCGCCGACGCATCCGCTCGCCCGGCGCGCCAGCGCCGACGAGGAAGACCTGCTGGAGCAGCCGTGGATCCTACGCGAGATCGGTTCGGGAACGCGCGAGACGTTCGACCAGGCGATGCGCCACGTCGAAGGGCGGTTCGACGTGCGGCTCGAACTCGAGCACACCGAGGCGATCAAGCGCGCCGTCGAATCGGGCCTCGGCATCGGCTGCATTTCGCGGCTGGCGCTGCGCGAAGCGTTCCGCCGCGGCAGCCTGGTGCCGGTGGAGACGCCGTGGCTGGACCTGCGGCGGCGCTTCCATTTCCTGTGGCACCGGCAGAAGTTCCGCACGCCGGGGATGCAGGCTTTTCTCGAACTGTGTCGCGAGATGACCGCGGGCGCCCAGCGCAGCGACGAGATCGCGCTGAGTTACATTCGCTGA
- a CDS encoding ChaN family lipoprotein, which yields MIGDLIRPAWWAAILAAVLVAGIPSGVAAPAGPPGETLHAAGDGAVLDYEALARRIAAADVIYLGEQHGNPHHHAAQLKIVTDLVAAGRRPALAFEVVSVPQTSELMSFVLLPQVPAHDTAAALRLRDELGWQAGTEWRDYGPLLEFARAHRLRVAGIDLPQSLRRRISRVGIDGLNAVERTQFPDSGLVDPAYQQLMHERLNAAHCGFASPELVARLYATWLARNDTMTMAVTALAAEQPLEPVVVILGLGHVENNMGVYERVAQRAPTLRQLNIGFRARSPELRIADELAPLDRFGKQFAAAHEILWVTPPVAADRRTPCEGLELRMKKMEK from the coding sequence ATGATTGGGGACCTGATTCGGCCGGCCTGGTGGGCGGCCATTCTAGCGGCGGTGCTCGTCGCGGGCATTCCGTCCGGTGTTGCCGCCCCGGCCGGGCCGCCCGGTGAGACACTTCATGCGGCCGGTGATGGCGCGGTGCTCGACTACGAAGCGCTCGCCAGGCGGATCGCTGCCGCTGATGTCATCTATCTCGGCGAACAGCACGGCAACCCGCATCATCATGCCGCGCAGCTGAAAATCGTGACCGACCTCGTCGCCGCCGGCCGTCGTCCGGCACTCGCGTTCGAGGTCGTCAGCGTCCCGCAGACCAGCGAGTTGATGAGCTTCGTGTTGCTGCCGCAGGTCCCCGCGCATGACACCGCCGCGGCGCTGCGACTGCGGGACGAACTCGGCTGGCAGGCCGGCACCGAGTGGCGCGACTACGGTCCGCTGCTCGAATTCGCGCGCGCCCATCGGCTGCGTGTCGCCGGGATCGATCTTCCGCAAAGCCTGCGCCGCCGCATCAGCCGCGTCGGCATCGACGGGCTCAACGCCGTCGAGCGCACCCAGTTTCCCGACAGCGGGCTGGTCGATCCGGCCTATCAGCAGCTGATGCACGAGCGGCTGAACGCGGCGCACTGCGGCTTCGCTTCGCCCGAGCTCGTGGCGCGCCTGTACGCGACCTGGCTTGCCCGCAACGACACGATGACGATGGCCGTGACCGCGCTCGCAGCCGAACAGCCCCTTGAGCCGGTGGTCGTGATTCTCGGACTGGGCCATGTCGAAAACAACATGGGAGTCTATGAACGGGTCGCGCAGCGTGCGCCGACCCTGCGTCAGCTCAATATCGGCTTCCGCGCCCGCTCCCCGGAACTGCGCATTGCGGATGAGCTCGCGCCGCTCGACCGCTTCGGCAAACAGTTTGCGGCGGCGCATGAGATCCTCTGGGTGACGCCGCCGGTGGCTGCAGACCGGCGGACGCCATGCGAGGGGCTGGAGCTGCGCATGAAGAAAATGGAGAAGTGA